Proteins encoded together in one Coffea arabica cultivar ET-39 chromosome 2c, Coffea Arabica ET-39 HiFi, whole genome shotgun sequence window:
- the LOC113725262 gene encoding rhodanese-like domain-containing protein 7 isoform X3 codes for MRTPGGIILAPEGINGSICGTRDSVENVLAFIQNDSRLWGLRRVESPVSPEEEAIHHGHMSSSPLAAGEDAPFRWDHVRVKLKKEIVTLGLPSVSPIERVGEYVSPRDWNALVSEPDVVVIDVRNDYEIRIGKFKGAVDPCTTAFRDFPSWVVDRFGLAEPEDQVETACSPGNTGAAKGKNILPRVAMYCTGGIRCEKASSFLLSKGFKEVYHLEGGILNYLEEVPKTESLWEGECFVFDKRVSVEHGLVQGTFKLCYGCKQPVSDEDMEAPEWEYGVSCPYCYSSKSEEEKERARARQRQFERWGIIGGPDKGRRPVRAGCNGESTGEISNSI; via the exons ATGCGAACGCCTG GTGGCATCATTCTGGCCCCAGAAGGAATTAATGGGAGTATATGTGGGACCCGAGATTCAGTAGAGAATGTTCTCGCATTTATTCAGAATGACAGTCGCTTATGGGGCCTTAGGCGTGTGGAGTCACCTGTAAGTCCTGAAGAAGAAGCTATTCATCATGGACACATGAGCAGTTCTCCTCTAGCAGCTGGGGAAGATGCTCCTTTCAGATGGGATCATGTGAGGGTGAAGTTGAAAAAAGAG ATTGTTACCCTTGGATTGCCTTCTGTTTCACCAATTGAAAGAGTTGGAGAGTATGTGAGCCCAAGAGATTGGAATGCATTAGTTAGTGAACCAGATGTT GTGGTGATTGATGTGCGTAATGACTATGAAATTAGAATTGGAAAATTTAAAGGAGCAGTTGATCCATGTACTACAGCATTTCGGGATTTTCCATCTTGGGTGGTTGACAGGTTTGGACTTGCTGAACCAGAAGATCAGGTGGAAACTGCATGTTCACCTGGAAATACAGGTGCTGCAAAAGGAAAGAATATACTGCCACGAGTAGCAATGTACTGTACAGGTGGCATTCGGTGCGAGAAAGCTTCGAGTTTTCTCCTAAGTAAAGGTTTTAAGGAG GTTTATCATCTAGAGGGTGGAATTTTGAACTATCTGGAGGAAGTTCCCAAGACTGAGAGCCTATGGGAGGGAGAGTGCTTTGTGTTTGACAAGCGAGTGTCAGTTGAACATGGACTGGTGCAGGGAACTTTCAAACTTTGCTACGGATGCAAGCAACCAGTGAGCGATGAGGACATGGAAGCCCCAGAGTGGGAATATGGGGTTTCTTGTCCATATTGCTACTCGTCAAAATctgaagaagagaaagagagggcAAGAGCTCGACAAAGGCAGTTCGAGAGATGGGGTATTATTGGTGGTCCGGACAAGGGCCGCAGACCGGTAAGAGCAGGTTGCAATGGCGAGAGCACCGGGGAAATTTCAAATTCGATATAA
- the LOC113725262 gene encoding rhodanese-like domain-containing protein 7 isoform X1 — MQLNQPLLLCRPPTPLAAALGMLSPASSLNPSANTRLVNRGTKPTTATDSSSCTTPIKIHPSSNPKIAFPTSQNFPQALTPFKCSFATTATNPATISNSCEAKMEKLEASNDVCPESPLVVVSFYKFADFPDHADLRKPLKELCERLRVSGGIILAPEGINGSICGTRDSVENVLAFIQNDSRLWGLRRVESPVSPEEEAIHHGHMSSSPLAAGEDAPFRWDHVRVKLKKEIVTLGLPSVSPIERVGEYVSPRDWNALVSEPDVVVIDVRNDYEIRIGKFKGAVDPCTTAFRDFPSWVVDRFGLAEPEDQVETACSPGNTGAAKGKNILPRVAMYCTGGIRCEKASSFLLSKGFKEVYHLEGGILNYLEEVPKTESLWEGECFVFDKRVSVEHGLVQGTFKLCYGCKQPVSDEDMEAPEWEYGVSCPYCYSSKSEEEKERARARQRQFERWGIIGGPDKGRRPVRAGCNGESTGEISNSI, encoded by the exons ATGCAGCTAAATCAGCCGCTGCTCCTCTGCCGACCACCGACTCCTTTAGCGGCGGCTCTGGGAATGCTCTCTCCCGCCTCCTCACTAAACCCTAGTGCCAACACTCGTTTAGTAAACCGCGGAACGAAGCCTACTACCGCCACCGACTCCTCGTCTTGCACAACTCCAATAAAGATTCATCCATCTTCAAATCCCAAAATTGCCTTCCCAACTTCCCAGAATTTCCCTCAGGCCCTCACCCCGTTTAAGTGTTCCTTTGCAACTACAGCTACAAACCCAGCAACCATTTCGAACTCATGTGAAGCAAAAATGGAAAAGCTTGAAGCGTCCAATGACGTCTGCCCTGAGTCGCCATTGGTAGTGGTTTCGTTCTACAAATTTGCTGATTTTCCAGACCATGCTGATTTACGGAAGCCATTGAAGGAGCTATGCGAACGCCTG CGTGTTTCAGGTGGCATCATTCTGGCCCCAGAAGGAATTAATGGGAGTATATGTGGGACCCGAGATTCAGTAGAGAATGTTCTCGCATTTATTCAGAATGACAGTCGCTTATGGGGCCTTAGGCGTGTGGAGTCACCTGTAAGTCCTGAAGAAGAAGCTATTCATCATGGACACATGAGCAGTTCTCCTCTAGCAGCTGGGGAAGATGCTCCTTTCAGATGGGATCATGTGAGGGTGAAGTTGAAAAAAGAG ATTGTTACCCTTGGATTGCCTTCTGTTTCACCAATTGAAAGAGTTGGAGAGTATGTGAGCCCAAGAGATTGGAATGCATTAGTTAGTGAACCAGATGTT GTGGTGATTGATGTGCGTAATGACTATGAAATTAGAATTGGAAAATTTAAAGGAGCAGTTGATCCATGTACTACAGCATTTCGGGATTTTCCATCTTGGGTGGTTGACAGGTTTGGACTTGCTGAACCAGAAGATCAGGTGGAAACTGCATGTTCACCTGGAAATACAGGTGCTGCAAAAGGAAAGAATATACTGCCACGAGTAGCAATGTACTGTACAGGTGGCATTCGGTGCGAGAAAGCTTCGAGTTTTCTCCTAAGTAAAGGTTTTAAGGAG GTTTATCATCTAGAGGGTGGAATTTTGAACTATCTGGAGGAAGTTCCCAAGACTGAGAGCCTATGGGAGGGAGAGTGCTTTGTGTTTGACAAGCGAGTGTCAGTTGAACATGGACTGGTGCAGGGAACTTTCAAACTTTGCTACGGATGCAAGCAACCAGTGAGCGATGAGGACATGGAAGCCCCAGAGTGGGAATATGGGGTTTCTTGTCCATATTGCTACTCGTCAAAATctgaagaagagaaagagagggcAAGAGCTCGACAAAGGCAGTTCGAGAGATGGGGTATTATTGGTGGTCCGGACAAGGGCCGCAGACCGGTAAGAGCAGGTTGCAATGGCGAGAGCACCGGGGAAATTTCAAATTCGATATAA
- the LOC113725262 gene encoding rhodanese-like domain-containing protein 7 isoform X2 yields the protein MQLNQPLLLCRPPTPLAAALGMLSPASSLNPSANTRLVNRGTKPTTATDSSSCTTPIKIHPSSNPKIAFPTSQNFPQALTPFKCSFATTATNPATISNSCEAKMEKLEASNDVCPESPLVVVSFYKFADFPDHADLRKPLKELCERLRVSGGIILAPEGINGSICGTRDSVENVLAFIQNDSRLWGLRRVESPVSPEEEAIHHGHMSSSPLAAGEDAPFRWDHVRVKLKKEVVIDVRNDYEIRIGKFKGAVDPCTTAFRDFPSWVVDRFGLAEPEDQVETACSPGNTGAAKGKNILPRVAMYCTGGIRCEKASSFLLSKGFKEVYHLEGGILNYLEEVPKTESLWEGECFVFDKRVSVEHGLVQGTFKLCYGCKQPVSDEDMEAPEWEYGVSCPYCYSSKSEEEKERARARQRQFERWGIIGGPDKGRRPVRAGCNGESTGEISNSI from the exons ATGCAGCTAAATCAGCCGCTGCTCCTCTGCCGACCACCGACTCCTTTAGCGGCGGCTCTGGGAATGCTCTCTCCCGCCTCCTCACTAAACCCTAGTGCCAACACTCGTTTAGTAAACCGCGGAACGAAGCCTACTACCGCCACCGACTCCTCGTCTTGCACAACTCCAATAAAGATTCATCCATCTTCAAATCCCAAAATTGCCTTCCCAACTTCCCAGAATTTCCCTCAGGCCCTCACCCCGTTTAAGTGTTCCTTTGCAACTACAGCTACAAACCCAGCAACCATTTCGAACTCATGTGAAGCAAAAATGGAAAAGCTTGAAGCGTCCAATGACGTCTGCCCTGAGTCGCCATTGGTAGTGGTTTCGTTCTACAAATTTGCTGATTTTCCAGACCATGCTGATTTACGGAAGCCATTGAAGGAGCTATGCGAACGCCTG CGTGTTTCAGGTGGCATCATTCTGGCCCCAGAAGGAATTAATGGGAGTATATGTGGGACCCGAGATTCAGTAGAGAATGTTCTCGCATTTATTCAGAATGACAGTCGCTTATGGGGCCTTAGGCGTGTGGAGTCACCTGTAAGTCCTGAAGAAGAAGCTATTCATCATGGACACATGAGCAGTTCTCCTCTAGCAGCTGGGGAAGATGCTCCTTTCAGATGGGATCATGTGAGGGTGAAGTTGAAAAAAGAG GTGGTGATTGATGTGCGTAATGACTATGAAATTAGAATTGGAAAATTTAAAGGAGCAGTTGATCCATGTACTACAGCATTTCGGGATTTTCCATCTTGGGTGGTTGACAGGTTTGGACTTGCTGAACCAGAAGATCAGGTGGAAACTGCATGTTCACCTGGAAATACAGGTGCTGCAAAAGGAAAGAATATACTGCCACGAGTAGCAATGTACTGTACAGGTGGCATTCGGTGCGAGAAAGCTTCGAGTTTTCTCCTAAGTAAAGGTTTTAAGGAG GTTTATCATCTAGAGGGTGGAATTTTGAACTATCTGGAGGAAGTTCCCAAGACTGAGAGCCTATGGGAGGGAGAGTGCTTTGTGTTTGACAAGCGAGTGTCAGTTGAACATGGACTGGTGCAGGGAACTTTCAAACTTTGCTACGGATGCAAGCAACCAGTGAGCGATGAGGACATGGAAGCCCCAGAGTGGGAATATGGGGTTTCTTGTCCATATTGCTACTCGTCAAAATctgaagaagagaaagagagggcAAGAGCTCGACAAAGGCAGTTCGAGAGATGGGGTATTATTGGTGGTCCGGACAAGGGCCGCAGACCGGTAAGAGCAGGTTGCAATGGCGAGAGCACCGGGGAAATTTCAAATTCGATATAA